A DNA window from Streptomyces bacillaris contains the following coding sequences:
- a CDS encoding SRPBCC family protein translates to MNGGTRQGIDLTRVLHAPQRRVFAAWTSPEDFAAWYGGEAEVPLDRVAMDVRPGGAWSLVIVLPGVEMPFHGVYREVSEPDGLVLTLKDGSAPKEAEGEIVTVTLTDLGDGTTELAFQQRGGSLTPAQYAAAEDGWEAFFDALAARLATHP, encoded by the coding sequence ATGAACGGCGGCACCCGCCAGGGCATCGACCTCACCCGTGTGCTCCACGCCCCGCAGCGGCGGGTCTTCGCGGCCTGGACGTCACCGGAGGACTTCGCGGCCTGGTACGGCGGCGAGGCCGAGGTCCCGCTGGACCGGGTGGCGATGGACGTCCGGCCCGGCGGGGCGTGGAGCCTGGTCATCGTGCTGCCGGGCGTCGAGATGCCCTTCCACGGGGTGTACCGCGAGGTGAGCGAGCCCGACGGGCTGGTCCTCACGCTCAAGGACGGATCAGCGCCGAAGGAAGCGGAGGGCGAGATCGTCACCGTGACCCTCACCGATCTGGGTGACGGCACCACCGAGCTGGCCTTCCAGCAGCGCGGCGGCAGCCTCACCCCGGCTCAGTACGCGGCGGCGGAGGACGGCTGGGAGGCCTTCTTCGACGCCCTCGCCGCCCGTCTCGCCACCCACCCCTGA
- a CDS encoding ABC transporter ATP-binding protein — translation MLSLEAATVRFGKRAALDAVDLEVADHRIVCVLGPSGSGKSTLLRAVAGLQPMDGGRVLLAGQDQAGVPVHRRGLGLMFQDHQLFPHRDVGANVAFGLRMHGVGRAETGRRVRELLELVGLPGAERRAVAALSGGEQQRVALARALAPRPKLLMLDEPLGQLDRSLRERLVIELRTLFQELGTTVLAVTHDQGEAFALADRVVVMRGGRIAQEGSPLDVWQRPASAFVARFLGFDNVTQATVTGRAAATAWGKVPVPEGSPQGEADLLVRPAGVLIGAPEDGLRCTVGVRTFRGNHVTVRLTPENAPVLEAECALRDTPDEGAVVGVRFDAAETVVLAGE, via the coding sequence ATGCTGAGCCTGGAAGCGGCCACCGTACGGTTCGGGAAGCGGGCCGCGCTCGACGCCGTCGACCTGGAAGTGGCCGACCACCGCATCGTCTGCGTCCTCGGCCCCAGCGGCAGCGGCAAGTCCACCCTGCTGCGGGCCGTCGCCGGACTCCAGCCCATGGACGGCGGCCGGGTGCTGCTGGCCGGCCAGGACCAGGCGGGCGTCCCGGTCCACCGGCGCGGCCTCGGCCTGATGTTCCAGGACCACCAGCTCTTCCCGCACCGCGATGTCGGCGCCAACGTCGCCTTCGGGCTGCGGATGCACGGCGTCGGCCGGGCCGAGACCGGGCGCCGGGTCCGCGAACTCCTGGAGCTGGTCGGCCTCCCCGGCGCCGAACGCCGGGCGGTCGCCGCCCTCTCCGGCGGGGAGCAGCAGCGCGTCGCCCTGGCCCGGGCGCTGGCCCCGCGCCCGAAACTCCTCATGCTGGACGAGCCGTTGGGCCAGCTCGACCGCAGCCTGCGCGAGCGGCTCGTCATCGAACTGCGCACCCTGTTCCAGGAGTTGGGCACGACGGTGCTCGCCGTCACCCACGACCAGGGCGAGGCGTTCGCGCTCGCCGACCGGGTCGTCGTGATGCGGGGCGGGCGGATCGCCCAGGAGGGCAGCCCGCTGGACGTCTGGCAGCGCCCGGCCTCCGCGTTCGTCGCCCGCTTCCTCGGCTTCGACAACGTGACCCAGGCGACCGTGACCGGCCGGGCCGCCGCCACCGCCTGGGGCAAGGTCCCGGTGCCCGAAGGCTCCCCCCAGGGCGAGGCCGACCTCCTCGTCCGCCCGGCCGGGGTGCTGATCGGAGCCCCGGAGGACGGGCTGCGCTGCACGGTGGGCGTGCGCACCTTCCGGGGCAACCACGTCACCGTACGGCTGACCCCCGAGAACGCGCCGGTCCTGGAGGCCGAGTGCGCGCTGCGGGACACCCCGGACGAGGGGGCCGTGGTGGGCGTCCGGTTCGACGCGGCGGAGACGGTGGTGCTGGCGGGGGAGTGA